In Nitrospira sp., the following are encoded in one genomic region:
- a CDS encoding CBS domain-containing protein → MTMEGVPVGGLKTVGQIDATNPLVFHAGENGMDIALALLSTHTAGAPVVDAKGTYLGFINEFDAMKALDKGHDLNKLSAEQIMRKDRLTITPSTEIPEAAKMMEKHRVVSLPVERGGVVAYSVTRHDLLRARIGLGVGMGIEP, encoded by the coding sequence ATGACCATGGAAGGTGTGCCTGTAGGCGGGCTCAAGACCGTCGGTCAAATCGACGCGACCAATCCGTTAGTATTTCACGCCGGAGAGAACGGCATGGACATTGCGCTGGCGTTGTTGTCGACCCACACGGCCGGGGCGCCGGTGGTGGATGCCAAGGGTACGTATCTCGGCTTCATCAATGAGTTTGATGCAATGAAGGCGCTCGACAAGGGACATGATCTGAACAAGCTATCGGCCGAACAGATCATGCGGAAGGATCGCTTGACGATCACCCCATCGACGGAAATTCCCGAGGCTGCGAAAATGATGGAGAAACATCGAGTCGTCAGCCTCCCGGTCGAGCGCGGCGGCGTGGTTGCGTACTCAGTCACTCGGCATGATCTCCTGCGGGCGAGAATCGGTCTTGGCGTGGGCATGGGCATAGAGCCCTGA
- the poxB gene encoding ubiquinone-dependent pyruvate dehydrogenase has protein sequence MSKKTVAELLVDSLALVGVKRVYGVAGDSLNGITDSIRRRGDIRWVAVRHEETAAFAAGAEAHLTGRLAVCAGSCEPGNLHLINGLYGAHRSRVPLLAIAAQIPSREIGSGYFQETHPERLFRDCSHYCELVSQPEQISRLLQIAVQTALSRRGVSVIVLPGEIALQPAPVSESRLSFAQATPTVRPSDDQLDRLAEALNGARRITILGGAGCAGAHDQLMEVADKLQAPIVHAMRGKEFIEYDNPFDVGMTGLLGFASGYHAMMDCETLLMLGTDFPYQQFYPDHATVVQIDLRGEQIGRRTRVDLGLIGDVKTTLAALSPRLERKNDDRHLTNALQLYHMARKELDDLASGEPGRKPIHPQYIAKVLDDLAADDAIFCCDVGTPTIWAARYLRMNGKRRLLGSFTHGSMANALPQAIGAQLSHPGRQVITLSGDGGLAMLLGDLLSLRQLRLPIKLVVFKNDSLGFVELEMKAAGFLDYATTLHNPNFAQIAEAAGLLGLTAETPEQVRPMLADALNHDGPALVEVSVNRQELALPPSIKVDQMIGFGLFMIKAVLNGRGDEIIDLARTNVFR, from the coding sequence ATGAGCAAGAAAACAGTGGCGGAGCTCTTGGTCGACAGCCTGGCCCTCGTTGGGGTCAAGCGAGTGTATGGCGTAGCGGGCGACTCTCTCAACGGGATTACCGATTCCATCCGCCGGCGCGGGGATATCCGGTGGGTGGCCGTGCGACATGAAGAGACAGCCGCATTCGCCGCCGGAGCCGAGGCTCACCTGACCGGGCGCCTGGCGGTGTGCGCCGGAAGCTGCGAGCCGGGAAATCTCCATCTGATCAATGGGCTGTACGGTGCCCACCGGAGCCGTGTCCCGCTCCTGGCGATCGCCGCTCAGATTCCAAGCCGCGAGATCGGCAGCGGTTATTTCCAGGAAACCCATCCGGAGCGGCTGTTCCGTGACTGTAGTCACTATTGCGAATTGGTGTCACAGCCGGAGCAGATATCTCGCCTCCTCCAGATTGCGGTGCAAACCGCCTTGTCGCGCCGCGGTGTCTCGGTGATCGTTCTACCAGGCGAGATCGCCTTGCAACCAGCCCCTGTGAGCGAATCGCGCCTCAGCTTTGCACAGGCAACGCCGACTGTGCGACCGTCCGATGATCAGCTCGACAGGTTGGCGGAGGCGTTGAACGGCGCGCGTCGGATCACGATTCTAGGCGGCGCCGGTTGCGCCGGCGCTCACGATCAATTGATGGAAGTGGCGGACAAACTGCAGGCGCCGATTGTTCACGCCATGCGAGGTAAGGAGTTCATCGAGTACGACAATCCCTTCGATGTCGGGATGACAGGGTTGCTGGGATTTGCCTCCGGCTACCATGCCATGATGGACTGTGAGACATTGTTGATGCTCGGCACCGACTTCCCCTATCAGCAATTTTATCCAGATCACGCCACTGTCGTGCAAATCGATCTACGCGGCGAGCAGATCGGTCGACGGACCAGGGTGGATCTGGGGTTGATCGGTGATGTTAAAACGACGCTCGCAGCCTTATCGCCCAGGCTGGAACGGAAGAACGATGATCGACACCTGACAAATGCCCTGCAACTGTATCACATGGCGCGTAAAGAACTTGACGATCTTGCCTCGGGAGAGCCGGGCCGAAAGCCGATCCATCCCCAATACATCGCCAAGGTGCTCGATGACCTTGCCGCTGACGACGCTATCTTCTGCTGCGATGTGGGAACTCCCACCATTTGGGCGGCACGGTACCTCAGGATGAACGGCAAACGGAGGTTGCTGGGATCCTTCACGCATGGATCAATGGCCAATGCCCTGCCTCAAGCGATCGGCGCGCAACTGAGCCATCCCGGTCGTCAGGTGATCACCTTGTCCGGGGACGGCGGCCTCGCCATGCTCTTAGGCGACCTGCTGTCGCTCCGTCAGTTGCGATTGCCGATCAAGTTGGTGGTCTTCAAGAACGACTCACTCGGTTTTGTTGAGCTTGAAATGAAGGCGGCGGGCTTTCTCGATTACGCCACGACACTGCACAACCCGAATTTTGCTCAGATCGCCGAAGCGGCGGGATTGTTGGGGCTGACGGCAGAGACGCCGGAGCAGGTCCGTCCCATGCTGGCGGACGCGTTGAATCATGACGGCCCGGCCTTAGTTGAAGTGTCGGTGAATCGCCAGGAACTGGCACTGCCTCCCTCGATCAAGGTGGATCAGATGATCGGGTTCGGTCTCTTTATGATCAAGGCGGTGCTCAACGGAC
- a CDS encoding glycoside hydrolase family 15 protein, which produces MPRDLPLGNGSLLLNFDGSYQLRDLYWPHVGLENHTDGHVCRFGVWADGRFVWLDDPRWSRRLRYSHETLVTQVDLSHPDLQLDVSCQDAVDFHENLYLRRIEVRNTADHDREVRLFFHHDFHISGHELGDTAYYEPERRAIYHYKGPRWFLINAAVPGKRPEDVPDSVQGWHIGLHQWACGHKEVNNLKGTWKDAEDGLLSGNPIAQGSVDSTVAVHLVVPARATQTAYYWLAVGSNFDEVTRLNRSVRHRGPWTFIDRTASYWQLWLDAHRPDFVDLPAEICRLYCLSLLIIRTQIDNEGAIVAANDSDIASDVRDTYSYMWPRDGAMVAYALDLAGFLEVARPFYPFCDRVLTKEGYLLHKYNPDGTLASSWHPWVRAGRKELPIQEDETALVLWALWNRFGTWKNVEYIKPLYRSLIVRAADFMTNYRDAATGLPLSSYDLWEERRGVLAFTCGAVWSGLVAAARFAKAFGEEALAGRYSAAADQIKKGVEQVLYSPGLNRFVRMANRASDESWTIDETLDSSLCGLWYFGMLPPDDPRIVRTMKAVQERLWVKTDIGGMARYEGDGYHRQSQDLENVPGNPWFICTLWLAQWLIATATSKEDLKGALPLFEWCSRHALPSGVFSEQIHPYSGVPLSVSPLTWSHAAFVTAVQEYVNRWQKLPP; this is translated from the coding sequence GTGCCGCGTGATCTGCCTCTTGGCAATGGGTCGCTGCTCCTCAACTTCGACGGTAGCTATCAGCTTCGTGATCTCTATTGGCCGCATGTTGGCTTGGAAAATCATACCGATGGGCATGTTTGCCGTTTCGGCGTCTGGGCCGATGGGCGGTTCGTGTGGCTGGACGATCCACGTTGGAGTCGGCGACTGCGGTATTCCCATGAAACGCTGGTGACTCAGGTCGACCTCTCCCATCCGGATCTCCAACTTGATGTGAGTTGTCAGGACGCCGTGGATTTTCACGAGAATCTCTACCTTCGTCGTATCGAAGTCAGAAACACGGCAGACCATGACCGCGAGGTGCGGCTGTTTTTTCATCATGACTTTCATATCTCAGGGCACGAGCTAGGCGACACGGCGTACTATGAACCGGAGCGCCGGGCGATCTACCATTACAAGGGCCCGCGGTGGTTCCTCATCAACGCGGCGGTGCCGGGCAAACGACCGGAGGATGTGCCGGATTCCGTCCAGGGCTGGCACATCGGCCTCCATCAATGGGCCTGCGGCCACAAGGAGGTCAACAACCTGAAGGGCACATGGAAGGACGCCGAAGATGGTCTGCTCTCGGGGAACCCGATTGCGCAAGGATCGGTCGATTCCACCGTAGCAGTCCATCTCGTTGTGCCGGCCCGCGCCACGCAAACCGCGTACTACTGGCTGGCGGTCGGCTCGAACTTTGACGAGGTGACACGACTCAATCGGTCTGTGCGCCACCGTGGCCCTTGGACCTTTATCGATCGAACCGCCTCGTACTGGCAGCTCTGGTTGGATGCACACCGACCGGACTTCGTCGATCTGCCGGCTGAGATTTGTCGACTCTACTGCCTGAGTCTGCTCATCATACGCACGCAGATCGACAACGAAGGCGCCATCGTCGCCGCCAATGACTCCGACATCGCCTCTGACGTGCGCGATACCTACTCTTACATGTGGCCTCGCGATGGGGCGATGGTCGCTTATGCGCTGGACTTGGCGGGATTCCTGGAAGTCGCGCGTCCCTTTTATCCCTTCTGCGACCGGGTCCTGACCAAGGAAGGATATTTGCTCCACAAATATAATCCGGACGGCACGTTGGCCTCGAGCTGGCATCCATGGGTGCGCGCCGGCCGGAAGGAGTTGCCGATTCAGGAAGACGAGACCGCCCTCGTCCTCTGGGCGCTCTGGAACCGGTTCGGGACGTGGAAAAATGTCGAGTATATCAAGCCGCTGTACCGGTCGTTGATCGTCCGCGCCGCAGACTTCATGACGAATTATCGCGATGCAGCCACGGGATTGCCATTATCTTCCTACGACCTCTGGGAAGAACGGCGCGGCGTCTTGGCCTTTACCTGCGGAGCCGTGTGGAGCGGCCTCGTCGCTGCTGCACGCTTTGCGAAAGCCTTCGGAGAGGAGGCGCTCGCTGGGCGTTACAGTGCTGCGGCAGACCAAATCAAGAAAGGCGTAGAACAAGTCCTCTACAGCCCGGGATTGAATCGCTTTGTCAGGATGGCGAATCGAGCCTCGGATGAAAGCTGGACCATCGATGAAACTCTTGATTCATCGCTGTGCGGGCTGTGGTATTTCGGCATGTTACCACCGGACGATCCGCGCATCGTGCGGACCATGAAGGCTGTGCAAGAACGCCTCTGGGTGAAGACCGACATCGGCGGCATGGCTCGGTACGAGGGCGATGGCTATCACCGGCAGAGTCAGGATCTTGAGAACGTTCCTGGAAACCCCTGGTTCATCTGCACGCTCTGGCTCGCTCAGTGGCTCATTGCGACGGCGACTAGCAAGGAGGACCTGAAAGGAGCGCTGCCGCTGTTCGAATGGTGCAGCCGCCATGCACTGCCTTCGGGAGTGTTCTCGGAACAGATTCACCCTTACTCCGGTGTCCCACTTTCGGTTTCCCCTTTGACCTGGAGTCATGCGGCGTTTGTCACGGCAGTTCAAGAATATGTGAATCGGTGGCAGAAGCTTCCACCGTAA
- a CDS encoding XRE family transcriptional regulator gives MNLKGLIHRELGEGLTERELALSVGVSLRTITNILANRTPDDPAVWDKFAKYFRMNADFLRTGLSPHVRTTVELPVKAHHSTAGQLQQFPLLRWDQMGQVVSLKTLPDFLQAEAMIEATDVSGTRTFAVKVQDDSMEPLFSKEEMIFVNPDLEWEPNDYVIARHRDGDSESMLLRQVKRVGTHCILHPLNRKYDAIPVASEDAVCGKVVRLRKNL, from the coding sequence GTGAATCTCAAAGGCCTCATCCACAGGGAATTAGGCGAGGGTTTAACGGAAAGGGAATTGGCATTATCGGTCGGAGTCTCTCTCCGAACGATCACCAATATTCTCGCCAACAGAACCCCCGACGATCCCGCGGTCTGGGACAAATTTGCGAAATATTTCCGGATGAACGCAGACTTCCTGCGCACCGGCCTGTCGCCGCATGTCCGAACGACGGTTGAATTGCCGGTCAAGGCTCATCATTCCACGGCGGGTCAACTCCAACAGTTTCCCCTGCTGCGCTGGGATCAAATGGGTCAGGTTGTATCACTGAAAACCCTTCCTGATTTTCTCCAGGCCGAGGCAATGATCGAGGCGACCGACGTGTCCGGAACGCGCACCTTCGCCGTGAAAGTCCAAGACGATTCGATGGAGCCCCTCTTCAGCAAAGAGGAAATGATTTTTGTCAATCCCGACCTCGAGTGGGAACCGAACGACTATGTGATCGCGCGTCATCGGGATGGCGATTCAGAATCCATGCTCCTGCGTCAGGTGAAACGTGTCGGCACCCACTGCATCCTCCATCCGTTGAACCGGAAGTATGACGCCATTCCGGTGGCGAGCGAGGATGCAGTGTGTGGAAAAGTCGTCCGGCTCAGAAAGAATCTCTGA